One region of Natrinema salaciae genomic DNA includes:
- a CDS encoding Lrp/AsnC family transcriptional regulator: protein MVTAFIMIKANTGEADRLKDSIESIDGVQSAHIVAGDVDLIAKTEVETPAEVKEIAATRIQAIEGIEDTQTYIAMD, encoded by the coding sequence ATGGTTACAGCGTTCATCATGATCAAGGCGAACACGGGTGAGGCGGATCGACTCAAAGACAGCATCGAATCCATCGACGGCGTTCAGTCGGCCCACATCGTCGCGGGCGACGTCGACCTCATCGCGAAGACCGAGGTCGAGACGCCGGCCGAGGTAAAGGAGATCGCGGCCACTCGCATCCAGGCCATCGAGGGCATCGAGGACACGCAAACGTACATCGCGATGGACTAG
- a CDS encoding potassium channel family protein, translating into MRFVIIGAGRVGLRTARVLRDEGHEVTIVERDEPTLRRARDQEFTTVEGDGSRETVLEEAGVTEADAVGALTGDLNVNFTACMIANHYDCRTVMRIDESYREGIYRKYADQVDEVIYPERLGAIGAKNALLGGTIRAIADIAPYLQVVELTITDAAPVNGYTISELHLPADATLLAFGKGEGHLEIPTEDLSIEDGDRLVVLADFDVLSQVRQLLVGESPTRAAANAGSGSSSAAELLDSEADSDSRPDRESESDTGGVN; encoded by the coding sequence ATGCGGTTCGTGATTATCGGGGCCGGACGGGTCGGTCTGCGCACAGCACGCGTCTTGCGTGACGAAGGCCACGAGGTGACGATCGTCGAACGCGACGAGCCGACGCTCAGACGCGCTCGCGATCAGGAGTTCACCACCGTCGAGGGCGACGGCTCGCGCGAAACGGTCCTCGAGGAGGCCGGCGTCACCGAGGCCGACGCCGTCGGTGCGCTCACGGGTGACCTCAACGTCAACTTCACGGCGTGTATGATCGCCAACCACTACGACTGTCGGACGGTCATGCGGATCGACGAGTCCTACCGCGAGGGGATCTACCGCAAGTACGCCGATCAGGTCGACGAGGTCATCTACCCCGAACGGCTCGGCGCGATCGGCGCGAAAAACGCCCTCCTGGGCGGCACGATCCGCGCGATCGCCGACATCGCCCCGTACCTGCAGGTCGTCGAACTCACGATCACCGACGCGGCCCCCGTCAACGGGTACACGATCAGCGAACTGCACCTGCCCGCCGACGCGACCCTCCTCGCTTTCGGGAAGGGCGAGGGCCACCTCGAGATCCCGACCGAGGATCTTTCGATCGAGGACGGCGACCGGCTCGTCGTCCTCGCGGACTTCGACGTCCTGAGTCAGGTGCGCCAGCTCCTGGTCGGCGAGTCGCCGACCCGAGCGGCCGCAAACGCAGGGTCGGGCTCGAGTTCGGCGGCGGAGCTATTGGACTCCGAGGCGGACTCGGACTCGAGACCGGATCGGGAGTCCGAATCCGACACTGGAGGTGTCAACTGA